attagtttttagttaaaattcacttttctggactttacaatgagtttgtgtgtttttctgtgatttcaggtattttctggctgaaattgagggatctgagcaaaaatctaattcagaggctgaaaaggactgcagatgctgttggattctgacctccctgcactcgaagtggattttctggagctacagaagcccaattggcgcgctctcaactgcgttggaaattatacatcctgggctttccagaaatgtataatagttcatactttgcccgagatttgatggcccaaactggcgttccaaataaGCTTAAAACtacccggcgttaaacgccggaactggcacaagaatgggagttaaacgcccaaactggcacaaaagctggcgtttaactccaagaaaagtctctacacgaaaatgcttcaatgctcaatccaagcacacaccaagtgggaccggaagtggatttttatgtcatttactcatttctgtaaaccctaggctactagttctctacatataggaccttttactattgtattcttatctgggtagctatctttgagtagtcttatgctatcttagatcattgggaggctagccaatcggccatgcctagaccttgttcttatgtattttcaacggtggagtttctacacaccatagattacggtgtggagctctgctgtacctcgagtattaatNNNNNNNNNNNNNNNNNNNNNNNNNNNNNNNNNNNNNNNNNNNNNNNNNNNNNNNNNNNNNNNNNNNNNNNNNNNNNNNNNNNNNNNNNNNNNNNNNNNNNNNNNNNNNNNNNNNNNNNNNNNNNNNNNNNNNNNNNNNatcattctcacctatgaacgtgtgcctgacaaccacctccgttctaccttcgattaagtgtgtatctcttggattccttaatcagaatcttcgtggtataagctagaattgatggcggcattcaataGAATCCGGAATggctaaaccttgtttgtggtattctaagtaggattcggtgattgaatgactgtgacgagcttcaaactcctgaaggctgggcgttagtgacagacgcaaaagaatcaatggattctattccaacctgattgagaaccgacagatgattagtcgtgccgtgacagggtgcgttgaacattttcactgagaggacgggactgtagccactgacaacagtgatgcccaacatacagcttgccatggaaaggagtaagaaggattggatgaagacagtaggaaagcagagaggcagaagggacagagcatctccatacgcttatctgaaattctcaccaatgaatcatataagtatctctatctttattttatgctttattcataaatcatccataaccatttgaatctgcctgactgagatttacaagatgaccatagcttgcttcataccaacaatctccgtgggatcgacccttactcgcgtaaggtttattacttggacgacccagtgcacttgctggttagttgtgcgaagttgtgaaattatgtttagaccatggtattgagcaccaagtttttggagccattaccggggattgtttgagttgtgaaaagtagagatcacaatttcgtgcaccaagtagTCATGTTATTGACCTTTTAATTAGAAATATTTGCACGGTTAAGAAAGCAACGTATGCGACTAAATCCAAAGAAGTATGCATAAAGGTCCAGGGAGGAAAGTTCCTAAGTTTTATGTTGACCAACCGAAGCATTAAAGCAAATCCTAACAAGTGGCATGCTATGCTAAATATAAAAAGTCCTCTGTCCTTGAAGGATGTTTGACAATAGTTAACTGGACAACTAGCATCTTTGTCCCACGTTTACATCGCCAAGATCAGTTTTTCAGAATTCAAATaagcaaaaaaaattttgttagaatCCGGATTGCAAGCATGCTTTTGCCGAGTTAATAGACATATTATCTACATACACCTACTATCCTGCATCTTCTAGTGGTTGGGAGGCCTCTATATCTATATTTATCTATCAGTAATTATGTTGCTAGTTTCGTTTTAGTTAGAGAGGTAGATCGCATTCAATATCAGTATACTTCACTAGTAAATCTCTTTAGTATGTCGAGCTTTGATATCTAAAACTGGAGAAGTTGGCACTTGCTTTAGTTTCAACATCTAAAATtcttagaaatttttttcttaagcCTTCTAAAAGAATAAATATCATTATAGGATTGAGTTACAGAAAAGATTTTGTAAAATACAAAGACCTATAATATTTACATAGTAATAGTGTTGAGAAGTCTGTAAACTTAATAACTTAGCTCAAAATGCTATCTTGGTTGAGTTATTTCAGAAGATGTTATCAATTTAACATATATTATCCTTAAATTTACAAGAATGcaaatctaaattataaatgtaCAAGAAAGCCCTATATCAAAAACTATAAGTATAGACTTACGCAGTAAAGAGACAAATGAAAATACATATAAGTAGATGCACCTTTTCTAATCACTGTGAATTTGTTTGGAATAAGTACTGTTTTGATTCCTATGGTTtagtatgaaaataaaatcatctctaacttttttttttcaaaatcatccttaatattcaaaattatttttaaaatcaccCCTTAAACAAAATCGTCCTTAATGTCATAGCTTGTTGAAGGAAGTATAGagcaatataatttttttgttgttctttcaacttcttcttttctgcAGCGGAAAGTGTTGTTTTATTCTCTGGCATTATGAACCCTTCGTAGGCAACATCTCACAAGTTTTGTGCCTGTAGAAAGATTTTCATTTGAGAATGCCAGGTCTCATAATTATCTTTCGACAATATGGGCATGGAAATATTGATGGTTAAGATAGTCATGGTTatggagaaaaaaaatttttttgagtgGCTTATAATGTAGTGGATATGTATAGTTGATAAGttaggaagaaagaaagattatACGCCCAATAAATGATCGAACTTAGCTCTGATGCTACTATTAGTTTTATGAAGTAGTTTGATATTGGTTTAGTGTATTATGGAGTTGAATATTGTAGCAAGGATAGTTTTGATGAATACGTAGTTTAGACAAATGGTCTAAAAATtgatagttatattttttattgagttaAGGAGAGAATATAAATGATAGtggaatttgatatatttgttagttAGTTATAATGAACTCCATAATGGTCTATTTATAGGCTCGATAAATTAATTCTAGATAATTTCAAATCTTAGATATTTCTAGATATTAACCTAGATCTTTCTAGATATTAATATTAGATACGGAAAAGCTCTGCATCCATGTATTTTTTACATGGCTGTTAACCAAGTAATTTCCTCTACATGCGCGTCCCCCACTCCTCACTCGTTTGTCATACACGCGCTACATATAATGTGTTGCAACCTAAAGTTTTGCTCAACGTAAACCTTCTGCTACAACGAAAACCTCCTTCTTCTCTGATCGCGTTCTTCCTTATTGATCTGCATTGCCTTCGTCGTTCTCCTCTGGTCGCGTTCATCTTCGCGTTTTCTTATTTCAATCTGGTTGAATTTATCttcttcctattcttcttcgttttcttctttgatctgCACTTCTGAATCGAAACAATAAATGACTCAACTTCAAATCAGGAGAGCGATTTGGATTAATCTTCTGAAACAAATAAAACTGACAATTTttggattattcaattttgaatcgaattgaatggaatgcaattgctaatttgaattgaattaaatggaTGGAGGTgtactgaattgaattgaattgaatcgataatatgtaaattgtaggcagagttatttgaatttgattttatataatggattatgtttcgttcactcagtaTTATACAATTGTATTGTGTTCGGTTCACCAGGAGTACTATATTCGGTTCACCATTAGtactgtgttcggttcattctgcagaaagctgtttgaatttgattttgtataatggattatgtttccttcactcagtactatacaattgtattGTGTTcagttcaccatgagtactgtgttcggttcattctgtactattcaaaactcttcttcctcaccttctactgcttcttcaccagagagagaaggagaaaaagacaaaaaaatacagtagcaacaacaacaaaagaatgacgataaggttttagggtttagggtttatgggttcaGGGTTCAATGTACAAGGGTTCAGTGTGTTTCAAACTTTCGGTTCGCCCCGTGTATTAATTTCGGTCTACCGTGTTCATGGttgagggtttagggtttaggggtctAGGGCAGggttttaggggtttagggtttacagtAGGGTtcaggatttaggatttagggtttagggtttagcattTAGGGTTCAGAGTTCAGTTTTCATGGTTCGGGTTCaggatttagtgtttagggtttagggtttagcgttCAAGGTTCAGAGTTCAGAGTTCAGGGTTCgggttcagggtttagagtttagcgtttagggtttagggtttaggttttagggtgtaggatttagggtttaggttttagggttttagggatttagggtttatgggttcaGGGTTCAGTGTTCAGGGTTCtggttttagtgtttagggtttagggtttagggttcagtgTTTCGGGGTTCATAATTTTTTGGTAAACAGGAGAGCGATTTGGATTACTCTTCTGAAACGAATCAAACTGACAAAGTTTtgattattcaattttgaatcgaattgaatggatgcaattgctaatttgaattgaattaaatagaTAGAGGTgtactgaattgaattgaattggattGACAATATGTAAATTGTAGGTAgagttatttgaatttgattttatataatagattatattttgttcactcagtactatacaattgtttcaccatgagtactgtgtttggttcaccatgagtactgtgttTAGTTCATTCTGCAGAAagctatttgaatttgattttatataatggattatgtttcgtttaCTCAGTACTGTACAATTGTATTGTGTttggttcaccatgagtactttgtttggttcaccatgagtactatATTcagttcaccatgagtactgtgttcggttcattctgcactattcaaaattcttcttcgtcaccttctactgcttcttcaccagagagagaaggaggaaaagacaaaaaatacagcagtaacaacaacaaaagaatgacgataaggagaaaacacgtgaagaagaaggaacgcgAAAAAGGAtgagaaggaggagaaggaggaacgcgaagaagaagacgaagaagaagaagacgctcCGTGCGTAAACGAGcgtgaaaagaagaagaagaagaagaagaaaaagaagcgtGGAAGAGAAGAAGCGTGGGGCATGCAATAACGATTTCGTGTGTGTTGAGCGCGTGTATTTCACGTTTCATTTAAtggtattgaattttttttgtgttggaCTAACTTAATTACATAGTTACATAGATGTGTAGCATTCCCATATTAGATATTTCTAGCTAATACTTGATTTATTTacctaatttctaaatttttttatcataatatctaaatatttatttttataaaacatgatcataaaaattttagaaagttCTAAAAATATGTAACATATCAACACTAATGCGATATTATTTAAACCTAGGATTGGCCTTTGTTTGACTCACTTAGTCCTTCCAAAATCTAAGTGATGCCATTTCGAATcatttaaatccaaataatGCATTAGTTAGAATAATATGACGCAAACACAAGTAGTGGCTAGTAGTTGATAGGATTTTATTTAGTGCAGGTCAGCGCCAATACTCAAATTCAAATAGCAACAAGATTTCCCTTCTGTAAGGTCCATGAAGTGATAACGGAAAGAGTTAGAGATGACCCATACAattacttttcaaaaaaatatgtaaagtttttttaagattttttttatttcacaaGTATGCTATTTTAAAGCAGGACTTGAGAAAATTAAAGATTGTAGCTAAAGAATACAAAATATACAGTTTAacctaataattatattaataattatttttataatttaaatttgtaattttaaaatcatatagaGATAATTCAATTGATATTCTAAGATTCTTTTCagacatataaatatataattttatttctcaaTATTTAACTGTATAATATCAGCatttaaagaaaagaaattaaaagttgATAATATAGATTAAAATGTTCACTATTCCTGAAAATTGAGTCTCGTTCCAATTTGGTCAAGGTACAACTAATCTACtacttaatttaatattaatttcaaAACAACATCATTACACCGATCCCATGTCTCACAAGTCAACTACTTGCCCATGCACTCTTAGGTCTTTATTTCCGTGCTATATAACTCCAAGCTAAGGTATTGAATTTCATTTCAATCATCCAGTCCAACATAATCCATTCTTCAAGAACAGAGCCTCTTCATCGAAGGCAATATGTCTATGGGAGCATTATCTACACTATTATCCCTTGTAATGTTGGTTATTTCTTTAACAATCATGGCAAGAATGCCAAATGCCACGGCTGCAGTTAACCCTGTTCAAGCCACAGGAAAAGAACCAATTCTTGAGTTGTTCATGCATGACATTCTTGGTGGAAGCAACCCAACAGCGAGACCAGTTACTGGGTTACTTGGGAACATTTACAGTGGCCAAGTTCCTTTTGCAACCCCAATAGGATTCAAAACCCCACAAGGTGGGACTCCCATTCCCAACGCCAACGGTGCTCTTCCCACTGTTAATGGCGTTTTTGGTACCCCACTCGGCACCGGCTTGGCTGG
This sequence is a window from Arachis duranensis cultivar V14167 chromosome 2, aradu.V14167.gnm2.J7QH, whole genome shotgun sequence. Protein-coding genes within it:
- the LOC107474511 gene encoding dirigent protein 18-like encodes the protein MSMGALSTLLSLVMLVISLTIMARMPNATAAVNPVQATGKEPILELFMHDILGGSNPTARPVTGLLGNIYSGQVPFATPIGFKTPQGGTPIPNANGALPTVNGVFGTPLGTGLAGTTFAANGNSNGQLQLGADALGLGFGTITVIDDVLTVQPELGSQIVGKAQGVYVASSADGSRQMMAFTALFEGGEYGDSLNLYGLFKIGSAMSKL